A region of the Pseudoliparis swirei isolate HS2019 ecotype Mariana Trench chromosome 21, NWPU_hadal_v1, whole genome shotgun sequence genome:
GATGGCATCATTGAGGTGAGTCCCCTACAACTATTATACACCTAGATGAAAGTAAATCTGTTTGTTGTGTCAATAAATTTAACTAACGGCTTTCAATGTTTGTCTCCTGCAGAGCAACTGGAATGAGATCACTGACAGTTTTGATGAGATGAACTTGCGTGAGGCTCTGCTCAGAGGAATTTATGCCTATGGTTTCGAGAAGCCCTCTGCTATCCAGCAGAGAGCCATTATGCCTTGTATCAAGGGTAAGTCCTCCTGTGCACTTTAAGTCACCATTATCCTAGTTTCTTTCTGCAATACCTACAATTTTAGGAAATTGTATTCATTCATGATGAACTAATGTAATGGAAAAAGTTGACTTGCTAAACACTTAAAAGAGCATGTTGATAATATGAGATCAATTTAGACAACAGTAATGCTGCTAGTTGCATGACCACAAACATgggtatttatttatgtctgaCTCATTTATGATGATCAATGGCTACCTGGTGTTGAGCACTTGTAATTGGTCTGCCACCATCAAggaaaacatattaaaataccGTTGCTTCTACATTAGGTTATGATGTGATCGCTCAGGCCCAGTCTGGCACTGGGAAGACCGCCACCTTTGCCATTTCCATCCTTCAGCAGATCGATGTGGAGCTGAAAGGCACCCAGGCGTTGATCTTGGCTCCCACCAGGGAGCTGGCTCAGCAGGTACGCTACCCGGTGCATAACATTGAGATTGTACTACCACATGTTAGTTTTTTGTTTCAGatgtttgcatttattttttgctttatCTAAAGTATTATCCTCAGTTAACTGGCAGTCAAATGTGCCTTAAACATTTCAGTTAAGATGGACTTAATTTCAGGAAGTTCTTATTCATGAAAGTCTAGACTACAGAAACATATACACTCTTATCTGGTCCTACAGGCAATCAGTTTTTGACAGACCAAAAATGTATTGCCGCTCGAAGTCATAAATCTGGTTTGGACTTTTTCTCTAAAGTTGGGATGTGCTGTGTAATGATGATAAACATGCGTGTCAGCTGACTCTGTAAACCGCTGCTGTGTTGTTGCTCTGGTCAGCGTTTTGCTGGTCGGAGTCCTCGACGCGGCAGGGTTACAGAGACGTGATCATACTTCAATACTTCTGAATACAGCACACTTCCTAAAGGCGGCATGTACATTCTTGTGCTTAAACAGCTGGAATGTGCTAAAGAAAAGTTATTGGAGCCACTACTTGTATATAGATGCAAACTGCGCTGTCTTTACTTATTATTGTATCTTCTTTGGTTCATTGAAATGCATTTTATCACTGCATTTAGAAATAACTTTTCGTGCAATTCAATGCAGTTCATCAAAACGGCATAAATTAAGTCTTAATCCAACATACCTATGATAAGTGTTAAAGTATTGATTTACAGTTTTAGGCCATTAAACgttctgtttttctttaatTCTTTTTTCTTGTGAACTTTAGATCCAGAAGGTGGTGCTGGCTCTGGGTGACTACATGGGCGCTAATTGCTACGCCTGTATCGGAGGGACCAACATCCGCAGTGAAGTCCAGAAGCTCCAGGCTGAGTCCCCTCACATCGTGGTGGGAACCCCGGGCCGTGTCTTTGACATGTTGAATCGTAAAAACCTCTGTAAGTCATCACCGATCAATTGTGTACTAATGCTGAAACTATTTAAAGTCAATCAACTTCTCAAATGGAAGGAAACTTTACTCATTACACAATAGATGGACAAAATAATTAGAGATGCAATTCTAGGAGCGTTGAGTTGCTGATTTTTACTGCAATTTACTTCACTACTCTCACAAAGATGTGCTGTATAATGATGATAAACATGCGTGTCAGCTGACTCTGTAGTTCACTGCTGTGTTGTTGCTCTGGTCAGCGTTTTGCTGGTCGGAGTCCTCGACGCGGCAGGATTACAGAGACGTGATCATACTTCACTACTTCTGAATACAGCACCCAGTCACTAGAGCCACTAAACACAGACTAAGGACACACGGGAATGTTTTCTGatctttttgtcattttcttGCAGCTGCCAAGTACATCAAAATGTTCGTGCTGGACGAGGCTGACGAGATGCTCAGTCGAGGGTTCAAGGACCAGATCTATGAGATTTTCCAGAAGCTGCCAAGCAGCACACAGGTGAGAACTTTAAAATTGGAATATCTGACAAACGCGTGCTGTCTGTGTGGTCCAGGgttccctctcctcccatctgttGTGGTGCAGGACTGAATGTTCCGTGGTAGAGAAGACTAACTGCCGTCCACTGTAGCCTGGCTCACGTCCTTGCCTGACAACTAATTGGCGGATTACACTCGTTCGGGAAACGTTTAGATTTcatattaaacattttttatgcAACTGAATCTGCTGTCTAACAAAGTCCCCTCCGTGTGCAGGTTGTCCTTCTGTCGGCCACCATGCCGGCTGACGTGTTGGAAGTCACGAAGAAGTTCATGCGTGAACCCGTCAGAATCCtggtgaagaaggaggagctgaCCCTTGAGGGCATCCGTCAGTTCTACATCAACGTGGAGAAAGAGGTAGAGGATCTGTTTAGTCTGAATGAGTCGCCTCATAACAGGAGAATACAATGCAATACAGACCTTTACAAACATGTTTATCTAGTTGTGCTCGTGGTGGCACTAGAGGGCAACGCAGTGTAATGTGCCCAGATCATGGAGAAAGTGCTTGAGCCTGCTGTGTCTGACCTGGTGGTGGTCCTCAGGAGTGGAAGCTGGACACGCTGTGTGACCTGTACGAAACCCTGACCATCACACAAGCGGTCATCTTCATCAACACGAGGAGGAAAGTGGACTGGCTGACAGAGAAGATGCACGCCAGAGACTTCACCGTGTCTGCTCTGGTAAGGACCCGCCTAACGAGGAATTAGCATACTTTAGAATGACGCGATGAAACGagatacttttttattattcagtTATGCATGTTTCCTTGATTGAGCCTGTGAGTCAACTCTTTATCAACGTCCTCTTGTGTTTCAGCACGGTGACATGgagcagaaggagagagacttGATCATGAGGGAGTTCCGCTCCGGCTCCAGTCGAGTCCTCATCACCACTGACCTGCTGGTGCGTACGCGAGTCACACCGCTCTGCTTTGAGACCAGTACCGTGTGGTCCAGGgttccctctcctcccatctgttGTGGTGGTGCAGGACTGAATGTTCCGTGGTAGAGAAGACCAACTGCCCTCCACTGTAGCCTGGCTCACGTCCTTGCCTGACAACTAATTGGCGGATTACACTACAATATTTTAGATTTCATATAATCTATTAAGTGTCTTAAGATTTCAAATACTGGCACTCAAGTATCCAACTAATTTACTTTATCGTGCTTTATGTCTAGAGCTAAACTGCAGGaatttatgattatttttcaAAAGTGTCACATTGATATTTTGTGTTTAAACTGGATGGTGTCTGATAAGCTTCAGTTAAGATTCGGGTGATAATGTTTTGTAGACTTCAGGTAATTTTCTCAGTCAATATGACTTCATCTAATAGTCGGTCCTCTCCTACAGGCCAGAGGTATTGATGTCCAGCAGGTGTCTCTGGTCATCAACTACGACCTGCCGACCAACAGGGAAAACTACATCCACAGGTAAGATCCAACGTGAACATCGCTCCGTGTGTCTTGTATGACCTGTTCACTAGCGAGCCGCCAGAAgctgatttttatttatattccgTCAGGATTGGTCGGGGCGGTCGTTTCGGCAGAAAGGGCGTCGCCATCAACATGGTGACCGAGGATGACAAGCGAACCCTGAGGGACATTGAAACATTCTACAACACCACCGTGGAGGAGATGCCCATGAACGTGGCCGATCTTATCTAGGagactcctccaccctccccccacttATTTTAGCAGGCAAAACCTTGTTTTCTTACACTATGAATTCTAAGAACTTTCTTTTGCTAAATTCCACCATGACTACCCCTCAGTGTTCTAAGGGAAGGAAGAATGTGGCCTTcgttcctccctttcctctgaaGTAGTTTTTGGGCTGTTTTGGAAGGATGGAATTACTGACCTGCTTCATCTGCTTGCCCTAATCCCGAACCATCATTGGCGaatactttttcttcttcctgcagCTATCTCCTTTAAACCGTAACATTTCGAGATTTATGTTTGGCAAACAAAAGGACTTTTTAACAAAACGAGTGTTTGTAACTGCGTCCCACACGTGCAAAACATAACTGCGTTTCTAAAAGTTAAAAGTCTCGTTCTGTCGGCAAAAAGCTTAAATAAAATTTGATGCCGTGAGTGGTGCTAACCCGAAGATCTCACACGCTTTTGTGGACATGTGCCTGTGATGTTTCACACACGGTGAGAGGCTTAGACTGCAGGTCCGTTTGGACTCTAAAATGCTCTAAATGAAATGGGAAGCACTGCATTTGACCAGATCAGTATTTAAGCAAAGTTCAGTGTACTGCAAACAGCCTTTTAACTCCATCCGTGATCATGTTAAGAGGTTTCTGGGGCTAGAGTACACGGGGCATATTCAATAAAAAGACCTCTATAGTAAAAACCCATCATGAATGAGTTGTTTACCCTTTTGATCCTTTTACTGCTGTTTCATATGAATTATATTTTACTGCTGTTGTACATAGTGCTTGACTTGTGCAGTAGCAGTCAGTTGAAGACTGACCGGTGGCCCAGACGCTCGGAGGCTAAACGATGGTGAGTGGAGGCCTGACGACCCGGTGGGAGTTTCATCTCTAACGCTATgccattatttttcatttagatttttatttttcgaCACTTGGCTTGTTCTTTGCTCTGTTGGCAGGTGTCTTTTTGTAACTTACCTCGTCAAACATGTTGGGTGGGGCGGTGGGGCGTAGCTGATATGAAAGGACCAAACTACAGAATTatatagaccccccccccccctctttctcagCACTCCAAATAAAATGCCTGTCATCATGGGGTTTGGTGTGTAGGACGAGTCGTGTCTTGAGGTGTGGAGTCttgctatttttttaaaaaaatgactgCGGAATTGTTAACCTTTTTGAGATAGAAACAGTCACGTTTTCTACATTGGATTCTGtatagtatttattttaatggtctttaaaaaataataataaaggtttCTCCATGACAGTGTAATGTGGCTTCTGCATTGTTGAATAGCATGACGGAGGGCCACCACGATGACACTCAAGCTCTGGCTCAGTGACACACCTGCGCCGCCTCGTCGGTCCCTGATGGCCGCTGGGAGCCGACAGACAACCGTGTGAAGGCTAATATTTATTCCCGCGTTTATTTTCCTGCTTCCGATGAATAAAACGTCTTTATTTGCCGACTGATGGTCAGAAGGAGCCGTGCACCGCCTTTTATTCATcacgtttttctttttcccctcttCCGTCTTAAAGTGACGGTAGCAGCCCGAGCTCCATTTagtacagcagcatgtcatcacATAAGTCTGGTCATAACTGATTGTTAcgcaaaaaaacatttaattgtatGCCGTGTCCAGTCACGTGCACAAATATGGCGCAAAGTCACTTGAGTTTGTCCgacaggctgtgtctactaccggacactcgAGCACTGACGTTCAGTGCTTAGGACGCCAcagacaaaaccagcagaattcagtgcactgaaagtacccggatggcgcactgcaaacgggcaaaaaatgtgtaaaacgatggacactactcgccctaaacggccgccatcttggctacgtagcggaagaggacccctttcgccagcttttcattttatttcttaaaacaatggacgagatggctacggtagcacaagcggtagaccacggaggctcctgccgcgattgtggaggtatcgaagtttccacatggggtggagaaaggggtaaacaagggacacagagggcaagaagtgcattcattttatcagtttaagtttcgcgggtatcgcaagcggatttgcgtccgtcacttccgccaagtggttaacgtaaagtgttccatttgatacagcacttatcagcgacggagtgcactacagatgtcagtgcactgtattgcagtgtacttcgtaaagtgtccggtagtagacacagctgAGTTTATAGCTCAGTTCCGTGTTTACTTCCGGTCATGTGATCAGCTCTCACCCTATCACTGCAACAGGAATTTAACGCGTTTAAAACAGTCTATACGCCACCGGGCGAAATACATTGATTATACAGTTAGCGCGTACGTTTGATCAACTTCCCCCTCTAATGAGTGACAAGTAAATCCCATAATTATAAAGGACTGCAAATAGCATCTCAAAATTGTGCCAACTCACCCTGCGATAAGCATCctgcatttttttaatgcacagCGAGAGTatataactattttttttaatagacaAACTATATTTATAACCCTTTAAAACAAGTTGGACCCCGAAATACAGACATATGCACTCTTGGTTTAAGGTGAAGTTCACTGTctctccaccagggggcagcctTGTTCTTTCCTCACGAGCCGCGTGTTAACTGGCAGGATTACTGAAAGCGACTCCAACTGCAGAACTAATCTTCCTCCTCCCAGATAGAAGGTGGTGTCTGGGGGTCATTAGTCCCATAACTACACCATGAGTGTACCAGTAAGGCAGGTGGAGAATATGTCACCACATATTTACCAGGTAAATGTCATTTATTAATCCAAGAGAAAAGTGATGTCAGAGAGCAGATCTTTGTCTCCCCCTCCCAACAAAGTGGAGTTGAATCCCACTAAACTGTCCCTCTGGGCTTCCTTAGACAAGATTGTGAAtaatttgtcatattcattgaatgtgttactTATGTTAATTATGTCCATCCTGACGGATTCTCCTCTGTTGCCCTCTCAAATATTTCTTACTTATTTTTCCTGATTTGATGAGAGGGTCCTGGGACAggatgtgtacggattgtaaagccctctgaggttaATTTGTATAGCTATAAAAAcgtaattgaattgaattggtggcggatttaaaagaataataatGAATTTCAGCAACCACGGGAGGTCCTTGTGCACGCAGTGGAAAATAAGCACAAAAGATATTATTCTGATGGGTCCAGCAGTATGTGAGATTAgctgccgacacacacacacatacgcatataATCCAACACATTATCTCCTCACAATAATAGCCAGTCATAAACCATCCACTCAGACAGTGACAGATGAGACCGCACGATGTCCAGGAAGGCCACCGGTTCGATTCCC
Encoded here:
- the eif4a1a gene encoding eukaryotic translation initiation factor 4A1A, which encodes MSAEYDNRENNGPEGMEPDGIIESNWNEITDSFDEMNLREALLRGIYAYGFEKPSAIQQRAIMPCIKGYDVIAQAQSGTGKTATFAISILQQIDVELKGTQALILAPTRELAQQIQKVVLALGDYMGANCYACIGGTNIRSEVQKLQAESPHIVVGTPGRVFDMLNRKNLSAKYIKMFVLDEADEMLSRGFKDQIYEIFQKLPSSTQVVLLSATMPADVLEVTKKFMREPVRILVKKEELTLEGIRQFYINVEKEEWKLDTLCDLYETLTITQAVIFINTRRKVDWLTEKMHARDFTVSALHGDMEQKERDLIMREFRSGSSRVLITTDLLARGIDVQQVSLVINYDLPTNRENYIHRIGRGGRFGRKGVAINMVTEDDKRTLRDIETFYNTTVEEMPMNVADLI